The genome window tagtggtcttggttggacaatgtatcctccactaagtactagcttgatggtgttaaatccagaggcaactgattggattatcggaggtcttgcagtactaggaattagtagtattttaagttctattaacttccttggtacttgcgtcttcatgggttctaatgctggtgctaagaactatattctatatatctgggctatcatatttactgcccttatgttagtcttcactctacctattcttactggtggattagttatgatccttcttgatctacacgtaaacactgaattttatgattctatgtattctggtgatagtgtactttatcaacatctattctggttcttcggacatccagaggtatacattctaattttacctgcttttggtgtagtctcgcagacattatctatgtatgctgctagatctgtcttcggtggacaatctatgatcttagctatgggttgtatttctattctaggttccttagtatgggcacatcatatgatgacagtcggtctagaggtagataccagagcttatttctctgctatgactattatgattgcaattcctaccggtactaagattttcaactggttaggtacctatatggctagccatacaactacaagaactgtagatctatgggctgctcttagttttatcctattgtttactctaggtggtactacaggtgtagttatgggtaacgctggtatggatattgccctacatgatacatactatattgtagctcatttccatttcgtattatctcttggtgcagtactagctactatatgtggctttatcttctatagcagagatatgttcggagatactgtaaatctattccatgtaaataccggtgcttctccatatttaagcatctggtttgtagtcttcttaggtagtatcttattaatttttcatccctatgcatatacttggtttcaacgttatgccaagaaggataccagattaccctgattatctttgttatattaatacatggtgttcaattggttctatatccacaatagttatcatcttaactatgctctgcattaagtatagtggtatccagcgtatatttgaaaaaccaacatttgtatacaagctgtacgaatatcatgacattcactttggtagtcgccttcttaatgttagtctgtacggaatacttaggactatctctttatattaatgataatgcatttggtaatggacttttcatcttaactggtatacattttagccatgttattgttggagctatccttgtattcttcactcaaagtatctatagttctttagttacttacatgcctacaagctctataatgctaagcaaatctaaaggtatgttatgcaagatctttacagaaccattcactattttatatctacactttgtagaaaccatgtggatattaatccacattacattctatctctaaatcatataacggtcgtaaggtacgccggggataacaggtcagataatattgggagttctaatcctcggattgtatcagcacctccatgtcggctcattactcccttgttattgaacaagattcagttaggaacgctagttcaccgtcagatgtaatacgtgagctgggttaagaacgtctggagacagtttgttccctatctaccatattatctaattggtttaattttcttacaaacggcttttggtttgattgaattatcgcacccagataactccataccagtgaaccggtttgtaactccgcttcatatcgtacctgaatggtactttttagcatattatgcggtgttaaaaagtaatcccatccaaaaccggtggtttgttagtattttatgtcctctctcattaacttagctcttttatctgaaattcgagctttgaatactcgaatgttgatacgaacaacattttatgactcgaaatgtagtcagtggatgggtaattatttgggtatacagtatgatcttcttgattattattggtagtgctattcacaaagcgacttatatcttatatggtagattagctactatcgtatatcttactacccggattggttctatgcttatactaaatcaatagttataatgactacagcttccaagcaaacatgattaccgtgatattgaaatccaacacttttagctgtcttaagcagtccagtggggtggtggtgtactgcaatcataaagaacttggtttgtctgtatctcataaccggagtcatcttcagtattctaggaactataatgtctttgtttattcgatttgagttatacagttctggatcgcggatcatttgtacagagacgatagctacttataatgtgataataacgatacatggcctagctatgatctttatgttcttaatgcctgctttgtacggaggatatggtaacttctttgtaccaatatatattggtggttcggaagtcgttttcccaagaactaacgcgatctcctattttctagtaccattagtgaactcttttggtctgatcctaagtacgcagtgagctaactagatacaaggaactgACAAGCATTCGAAAGGACATAGTCTACTATTTTATAATACATTTAAccattgtgttatggttctatcgAGATTACGAATGGAGTGTCGAGTCTACCTTGGCGGATACTTGTGTGAACTATCAAGTGCAGTGAAACCTTGTTTACCGAGTCTACTATCACAAACCTAAGAGATTACGCTCCAAtgctgagtgcttgtacggctaccaatatatataaatTGTACCACATTCTTAACTCCTTTACTTGAAACCATCACTCATCTTAaagctgagtgcttgtacgagcagtaccaattaaggtGTAGCATCttatgctccttaacatcacagctatgtcgaattatcgcacccagataactccataccagtgaaccggtttgtaactccgcttcatatcgtacctgaatggtactttttagcatattatgcggtgttaaaagtaatcccatccaaaaccggtggtttgttagtatttatgttatcaacatgtcaatgaaatatcaacaacgatgaaacttatttggttaacataacaacatagaaggtaaagctggattacgttcaaactttacactggatacgtttcaatgttaacttactaaataccatgggagcgaagagaatctaatatgtaactccgttcatggaaatcaaaagagctttcactgattgtatttatgaaacgtgattagttcacctagccaacacgatccggttgtttgggaataatatccctatttaagggattgatatgtgctacaataacacagtcggtacgaagtcgaaacaaggtagttgatggtgaaccagtggctgaacaaacctttttattgattatgctgactttagtcccgagaaactacagttctgcttaaactgaggagtcaagtaggtacaaaccgtacaaggattaattatgtccatctgtgcatctaagttgagactatcggttatatattttagacgctaacttcccggct of Besnoitia besnoiti strain Bb-Ger1 chromosome Unknown contig00058, whole genome shotgun sequence contains these proteins:
- a CDS encoding cytochrome c oxidase subunit iii subfamily protein (encoded by transcript BESB_064330), with product MTFTLVVAFLMLVCTEYLGLSLYINDNAFGNGLFILTGIHFSHVIVGAILVFFTQSIYSSLVTYMPTSSIMLSKSKDNSIPVNRFVTPLHIVPECYVELSHPDNSIPVNRFVTPLHIVPEWYFLAYYAVLKVIPSKTGGLLVFMLSTCQ